The following coding sequences lie in one Spartobacteria bacterium genomic window:
- a CDS encoding DUF1015 domain-containing protein — MKIKPFNALRPPLNMADKVASPPYDVLSVEEARELCATNPSCFLHITIPEVDLPDDTPSKSPAVYAQAGRALTHFIDQGYLKREDDAHFYLYVITMGEHTQQGIVACSSTEEYDAGLIKKHEFTRQSPEEDRTRHIESLNAQTGPVFLTYRNQPAIDTFVDELATAEPEVDFTAEDGIRHQLWTISDTAKVESLFASVPATYIADGHHRAAASARVARDRRANDPDATGNEEYNGFLSVLFPANQLHILPYNRIIRDLGGMTTEAFLAKVGEVFSVTPCDHKEPKAPRHTCMYLAGKWYELSWDDPQTDRASDALDVAVLQRNLFSGLLGIDDPRKDERIAFIGGIRGVKELMMLVDTGKAAAAFAMYPTGIDQLMAISDDGDVMPPKSTWFEPKLRSGLFVHTLD; from the coding sequence ATGAAAATTAAACCTTTTAATGCGCTTAGACCCCCGTTAAATATGGCTGACAAAGTTGCCAGTCCACCTTATGATGTACTGTCCGTCGAGGAAGCCCGCGAATTGTGCGCGACGAATCCGAGTTGTTTCCTGCATATCACCATTCCGGAGGTAGATTTACCGGATGATACGCCGTCGAAAAGCCCGGCCGTTTACGCACAGGCTGGAAGAGCCCTGACACATTTTATTGATCAGGGATACCTGAAACGGGAGGACGACGCACATTTTTATCTCTACGTTATCACCATGGGTGAACACACACAGCAGGGCATTGTGGCTTGTTCTTCCACCGAAGAATATGATGCGGGACTGATTAAAAAACATGAATTTACCCGTCAGTCTCCAGAGGAAGATCGGACGCGTCATATTGAATCGCTGAACGCACAGACCGGGCCTGTTTTCCTGACGTATCGCAATCAGCCTGCCATTGACACATTCGTCGATGAACTGGCCACCGCCGAACCGGAAGTGGATTTCACTGCTGAGGACGGCATTCGTCATCAGTTATGGACGATCAGCGACACAGCGAAAGTCGAATCTCTGTTTGCCTCCGTACCAGCCACCTATATTGCTGATGGCCATCACCGCGCGGCGGCCTCGGCTCGTGTGGCTCGTGATCGCCGGGCCAACGATCCAGATGCAACGGGAAATGAAGAATATAACGGATTTTTGTCGGTATTATTTCCCGCAAATCAACTGCATATTCTGCCTTACAACCGAATTATCCGCGATCTGGGCGGCATGACTACGGAAGCTTTTTTAGCCAAAGTTGGCGAAGTATTTTCAGTAACCCCCTGCGACCATAAAGAACCCAAAGCACCCAGACATACCTGCATGTATCTTGCCGGTAAATGGTATGAATTGAGCTGGGATGATCCGCAAACAGACCGTGCGTCCGATGCATTGGATGTTGCGGTTCTGCAGAGAAATTTATTCTCCGGTCTGCTGGGCATTGATGATCCGCGCAAAGATGAACGTATTGCGTTTATCGGCGGCATTCGCGGCGTGAAAGAACTGATGATGCTCGTCGATACCGGCAAAGCTGCCGCGGCCTTTGCCATGTATCCCACAGGCATCGATCAGCTGATGGCGATTTCCGATGACGGAGATGTCATGCCGCCGAAAAGCACCTGGTTTGAACCGAAATTACGCTCCGGACTGTTCGTTCATACGCTGGATTAA
- a CDS encoding MetS family NSS transporter small subunit, with protein sequence MSYPALIIMIAGLLLTWGGALVCLLIALRKNGDTK encoded by the coding sequence ATGAGTTATCCAGCCCTGATTATTATGATTGCCGGACTGCTCCTTACGTGGGGAGGCGCACTGGTTTGTCTGCTGATTGCACTGCGAAAAAACGGGGATACCAAGTGA
- a CDS encoding carbonate dehydratase: MKELAALFKNNKQWAADITAAQPCFFKTLAAQQSPEYLWIGCSDSRVPANEIVGLPAGELFVHRNVANLVIHTDMNCLSVLQYAVDILKIKHVIVCGHYGCGGVKAAMDDHPHGLVDNWLRHVQDIYQRNHQELDGITDKEERIHRLCELNVVEQVVNVGNTTIIKDAWARGQKIALHGWIYDLSDGLLNDLDVTTTSLQELIVLQRR, encoded by the coding sequence GTGAAGGAGCTGGCTGCTCTTTTTAAGAATAATAAACAGTGGGCCGCCGATATTACTGCGGCGCAACCCTGCTTTTTTAAAACATTAGCGGCACAGCAGTCACCGGAGTATTTATGGATCGGCTGTTCCGACAGTCGTGTTCCGGCCAATGAGATTGTTGGATTACCGGCCGGTGAATTGTTTGTTCACCGGAATGTCGCGAATTTAGTTATTCACACGGACATGAATTGTCTGTCGGTTTTGCAGTATGCTGTGGATATACTCAAAATAAAACATGTGATCGTCTGCGGTCACTACGGATGCGGCGGTGTCAAAGCTGCCATGGATGACCATCCGCATGGTTTGGTGGATAACTGGCTGCGACATGTGCAGGATATCTATCAGCGCAATCACCAGGAGCTGGATGGGATAACCGACAAAGAGGAGCGGATACATCGTCTTTGCGAATTAAACGTCGTCGAACAGGTCGTCAATGTGGGAAATACCACTATCATAAAAGATGCGTGGGCTCGTGGACAAAAGATTGCTCTGCATGGATGGATCTATGATTTATCCGACGGATTGCTTAATGATCTGGACGTAACGACTACATCACTTCAAGAATTGATCGTGCTGCAACGCCGCTAG
- a CDS encoding deoxyribodipyrimidine photolyase, with the protein MIYWMQQAQRTIDNHALELACYLSAAMKLPLSVVFVLTPYPEARRRHYHFMLEGLQDAADALHKRHIPFLCKIGPPVDVLAEEAVSCALLVTDCGYNTIQRQWRSDVAKILPCPLLQVETDAVIPVHTASEKCEYAARTLRPKITRLLPDYLVPMPCHVPIETTNQPAVKLDINALLQTMDITDEIPVSSVFRGGQKEAMRRLKEFEIHRLPHYADQSSDPARHMSSELSCYLHFGQISPLTIALHIQQATADSTNKEAYLEELIVRRELAFNQALFNPASHEYHGIPSWAQATLDTHRHDPRDYLYSRDEWEQFATHDPYWNAAQNQLRQEGIIHNYMRMYWGKKLIEWSASPEEAFQTAVYLNNTYALDGRDPNSWAGISWCFGTHDRPWTQRPVFGTVRYMNANGLKRKFKQIQQYVDCYTPR; encoded by the coding sequence ATGATCTACTGGATGCAGCAGGCACAACGAACGATCGATAATCATGCGCTGGAACTGGCCTGTTATTTATCAGCCGCTATGAAATTACCGCTATCAGTTGTTTTTGTACTCACTCCCTATCCAGAAGCGCGCAGGCGGCATTACCATTTTATGCTGGAAGGATTGCAGGATGCAGCCGACGCCTTGCATAAACGACACATCCCTTTTTTGTGCAAGATAGGTCCCCCTGTCGATGTGCTGGCGGAGGAAGCCGTTTCATGTGCATTGCTCGTCACCGATTGCGGCTACAACACGATTCAGCGACAATGGCGCAGCGATGTGGCAAAAATCCTCCCCTGCCCGCTGCTGCAGGTGGAAACCGATGCTGTCATTCCCGTTCATACGGCGTCAGAAAAATGCGAATATGCCGCTCGTACCCTGCGACCGAAGATTACACGATTACTCCCCGATTATCTGGTGCCCATGCCTTGTCATGTACCCATCGAAACTACCAATCAACCAGCAGTCAAACTGGATATCAACGCGTTACTTCAGACCATGGACATAACGGATGAAATTCCTGTCAGTTCCGTGTTTCGCGGCGGACAGAAGGAAGCGATGAGGCGGCTAAAAGAATTTGAAATCCATCGTCTTCCCCATTATGCAGACCAGAGCAGTGATCCCGCCCGGCACATGTCCTCGGAACTGAGTTGCTATCTACATTTTGGCCAGATATCACCCTTAACCATAGCCCTGCACATACAACAGGCAACCGCAGACAGCACCAATAAAGAGGCATATTTGGAAGAACTCATTGTGAGAAGAGAGCTGGCCTTTAATCAGGCCCTGTTCAATCCCGCCAGCCACGAATATCACGGGATTCCTTCATGGGCTCAGGCAACACTGGATACACATCGCCATGATCCGCGCGATTACCTGTATTCGCGCGACGAATGGGAACAGTTCGCAACCCATGATCCCTATTGGAATGCCGCCCAGAATCAATTGCGACAAGAAGGCATTATTCATAATTACATGCGCATGTACTGGGGTAAGAAACTCATCGAGTGGTCCGCCTCACCGGAAGAAGCCTTTCAGACCGCCGTCTATCTAAATAATACCTATGCACTGGATGGACGCGACCCCAACAGCTGGGCAGGTATCAGCTGGTGTTTTGGAACCCATGACCGCCCATGGACACAACGCCCCGTATTCGGAACCGTTCGCTACATGAACGCCAATGGACTCAAGCGCAAATTTAAACAGATTCAACAATACGTTGATTGCTATACACCCCGGTAA
- a CDS encoding redoxin domain-containing protein, whose translation MKKVWLINALFLIWFGVSTSFAIDPMWLLGIGDKAPDINGLEWLKGKDPATATKDPDYIVYDLWASWCGPCQQTIPILEKMSTEYADKGVEFVGIAVLDAKKDTDAFLAQWAGKMTYPIAFDADGRVAEEYLKGAGLRGIPAVFLVRSRDNVIMWIGHPVALEPILNRVLEDDYDLKMERQRADIDAILMDAMAKKNWRKALKTLDKLEKIDPQQAISNRIWIYADMKNEEKCIENLKKLYTDYNDSLSVMERAGLPLMLAERFPDSQACADLALHEVKQSVDAEPENYQLLSGYFMLLMKLNLQDQAIEVMNQLAKLNWDNLDHLSEMAQLIISEDKANDTLLALSATYMDRAVDTDPDWMGYKYLKIQTDALNERTDTVHTSIEELLKMDDVSSKALNSAAWFLVEDERLNDAFVADGLLLAQKANELTKGENPVVIDTLAYATFKNGDIDEAIKLQEKALKLYPSDERLIQRLETYKKAKEHK comes from the coding sequence TTGATTAACGCTTTATTTTTAATTTGGTTCGGCGTCTCCACCTCTTTCGCCATCGACCCCATGTGGTTACTAGGTATAGGCGACAAAGCACCGGATATAAATGGATTAGAATGGCTTAAAGGTAAAGACCCGGCTACTGCGACCAAGGATCCGGATTATATCGTTTATGACTTATGGGCTAGCTGGTGCGGGCCATGCCAGCAAACCATTCCTATTCTTGAAAAAATGAGCACTGAATATGCGGACAAAGGTGTTGAATTCGTCGGCATAGCCGTTCTGGACGCCAAGAAGGACACGGACGCATTTCTTGCTCAATGGGCCGGCAAAATGACCTATCCCATCGCTTTTGATGCCGACGGCCGTGTCGCAGAAGAATATTTAAAAGGTGCAGGGCTGCGAGGCATTCCGGCTGTTTTCCTTGTTCGCAGCAGAGACAACGTAATTATGTGGATCGGCCATCCCGTGGCATTGGAACCCATATTGAACAGGGTGCTCGAAGATGACTATGACTTAAAGATGGAACGTCAGCGCGCGGACATTGATGCGATTCTAATGGATGCCATGGCGAAAAAAAATTGGCGTAAAGCTCTTAAAACGCTGGATAAACTGGAAAAAATCGATCCTCAGCAAGCCATTTCCAATCGTATCTGGATTTATGCGGATATGAAAAACGAGGAAAAATGCATCGAAAATCTGAAAAAACTTTATACGGATTATAATGATTCACTGTCAGTCATGGAGCGGGCTGGACTGCCCTTGATGCTGGCTGAACGTTTTCCCGATTCACAGGCTTGTGCTGATCTGGCATTGCATGAGGTAAAACAATCCGTTGATGCCGAACCAGAAAACTACCAGTTACTCAGCGGCTATTTCATGTTGCTCATGAAACTTAATCTACAGGATCAGGCCATTGAGGTAATGAATCAACTGGCCAAATTGAACTGGGACAATTTGGATCATCTATCTGAAATGGCTCAGCTGATTATTAGCGAAGACAAAGCCAATGATACTTTACTCGCTCTATCGGCAACATACATGGATAGAGCCGTAGATACAGATCCAGATTGGATGGGTTACAAATATTTAAAAATTCAGACCGATGCATTAAATGAACGTACGGATACTGTGCATACCTCTATTGAAGAGCTTTTAAAAATGGATGATGTTAGTTCCAAAGCATTGAACAGCGCGGCCTGGTTCCTGGTGGAGGACGAACGGTTAAACGATGCTTTTGTGGCAGATGGTTTACTACTGGCCCAGAAAGCCAACGAACTGACCAAAGGCGAAAACCCGGTCGTTATCGATACACTGGCGTATGCAACGTTTAAAAACGGGGACATCGATGAGGCTATTAAGCTACAGGAAAAGGCGTTAAAACTATATCCGAGCGATGAACGGCTGATCCAGCGGCTCGAAACATATAAAAAAGCTAAAGAACATAAGTAG
- a CDS encoding class I SAM-dependent methyltransferase: MTKRSEIQLPAVLWEHELFDNPAVHQAPASSLCADVIDKWIRRIRHMPSTGDASAAEALERLNDHYRQTLEQVMRHSSGSDEMCMLIGLICSVRQLNQSDAVRSDIVKGIRLLGQLQKAGLVEKCGSMAINRSVVLHRMNDVLLMVMDRVVARDERMRRRYLSRIYRILEDALAFNGTANTTRLRPIWQAIADYWDGKKYCMRYLDVGCSVETGAFTVVDAKQTFQRCGIEARVYGLDVVEPDKALQRRLLAEHRVSVYSAQTITGKPPGEYDVILLANVHRHLTREDQRAMFSHLGEALCEGGSLWINWRFDDLHSPCIRLDRKNDALIQGAVFNAI, translated from the coding sequence ATGACAAAAAGATCTGAAATACAGTTACCCGCAGTGTTGTGGGAGCATGAACTGTTTGATAATCCGGCGGTGCATCAGGCACCGGCATCATCGCTGTGCGCCGACGTTATTGATAAATGGATTCGGCGGATTCGTCACATGCCCAGTACGGGTGATGCTTCGGCGGCTGAAGCTCTGGAACGTTTGAATGATCATTATCGCCAAACATTGGAACAAGTGATGCGTCATTCTTCCGGTAGTGATGAGATGTGCATGCTGATAGGGCTTATTTGTTCGGTGCGTCAATTGAATCAGTCAGATGCAGTGCGGTCTGATATAGTAAAAGGTATCCGGCTTCTTGGTCAGCTGCAGAAAGCGGGACTGGTTGAAAAATGCGGATCGATGGCCATTAATCGTTCGGTGGTTCTTCATCGTATGAATGATGTTCTGCTTATGGTGATGGACCGTGTTGTCGCACGGGATGAACGGATGCGCCGTCGTTATCTTAGCAGGATTTATCGTATTCTTGAGGATGCGCTGGCATTTAACGGCACGGCGAATACGACCAGATTGCGGCCGATTTGGCAGGCGATTGCTGATTATTGGGACGGGAAAAAATATTGTATGCGGTATCTGGATGTGGGCTGTTCGGTGGAAACTGGTGCTTTTACTGTGGTTGATGCCAAACAAACTTTTCAGCGATGCGGGATAGAGGCGCGCGTTTATGGACTGGATGTGGTGGAGCCGGATAAGGCACTGCAACGCCGTTTGTTGGCAGAACATCGTGTTAGTGTGTATTCTGCACAGACCATCACTGGTAAACCGCCGGGTGAGTATGATGTTATTCTTTTGGCTAATGTACATCGGCATTTGACGAGGGAAGATCAGCGGGCCATGTTCAGTCATTTGGGTGAGGCATTATGCGAGGGGGGCAGTTTATGGATTAATTGGCGTTTTGATGACCTGCATAGCCCCTGTATTCGGTTGGATCGAAAAAATGATGCACTCATTCAAGGGGCCGTTTTTAATGCGATCTGA
- a CDS encoding LacI family transcriptional regulator, producing MALTIKDIAKLAGVSPSTVSRSLNDHPRIPEETRLRIKRIAEETGFEFNSNARGLSSSNKTDTIGVIFPQTFDEIVSGFFYNYLMKKVQFDIEKHSLDNIVGFPENRFDRKSNIVRLIDRRKIDGFIIATPYFQQSDYDYIVKNTVPHVFLHNRPQNLHMHSLGIFTDHVRGGYMAAEYLMKRGHRRIMVVQQKEHDLEFRERTDGFIAAHNDAGLRADRNLFIDSTTTISAGYDSIVANREMLKDITAIFFQSDIMAIGGIRALQNMGYHIPDDISVVGYDDLELGTHFHPKLTTIHQPVTEIAELAVESLLGFIKAKTMTEDRQLQLDPTLVERDSVKFVS from the coding sequence ATGGCGTTAACAATAAAAGATATAGCAAAACTGGCTGGAGTTAGTCCGTCGACCGTTTCGCGCAGTCTGAATGATCATCCCCGTATACCAGAAGAAACACGTTTGCGCATCAAGCGTATCGCGGAAGAAACAGGCTTTGAATTTAATTCCAATGCCCGAGGACTCAGCTCATCCAACAAAACGGATACTATCGGGGTTATTTTCCCGCAGACGTTCGACGAAATTGTATCCGGATTTTTCTATAATTACCTGATGAAAAAGGTGCAGTTCGATATAGAAAAGCACAGTCTAGACAATATTGTTGGTTTTCCTGAAAACCGATTTGACCGAAAAAGCAACATTGTACGCCTCATCGATCGCAGGAAGATTGATGGATTTATCATCGCTACGCCCTATTTTCAGCAGAGTGACTACGACTACATTGTCAAGAATACCGTTCCCCATGTTTTTCTTCACAATCGTCCGCAAAACCTGCATATGCATTCACTGGGTATCTTTACCGACCATGTACGCGGCGGCTATATGGCGGCAGAGTATCTTATGAAACGCGGCCACCGCCGCATCATGGTGGTGCAGCAGAAAGAACATGATCTCGAATTTCGTGAGCGAACGGACGGATTTATTGCCGCCCATAATGATGCAGGTCTCCGCGCCGACCGGAACTTATTCATCGATTCCACCACCACCATCAGCGCGGGATACGATTCGATAGTGGCCAACCGCGAGATGCTGAAAGACATCACCGCCATTTTCTTCCAGAGTGATATTATGGCTATCGGCGGCATTCGCGCCCTGCAGAATATGGGATACCATATTCCCGATGATATCTCTGTCGTCGGGTACGACGACTTGGAACTGGGTACGCATTTCCATCCCAAGCTTACGACGATTCATCAGCCCGTAACCGAAATCGCCGAACTGGCCGTTGAAAGCTTGCTTGGATTTATCAAGGCCAAAACCATGACAGAAGATCGCCAGCTGCAGCTTGATCCTACGCTGGTAGAGCGCGATTCCGTAAAATTTGTCAGCTAA
- a CDS encoding phenylalanine--tRNA ligase subunit beta, protein MKLPLSWLREYVDFDDTVEGLAARLTFSGTEVEGIETFGALVDGVVVGEVLSKKQHPNADRLSVCVVSDGTNEYQVVCGAPNVVAGGKYPFAPVGTTLPGDFKIKKAKIRGEASFGMLCAEDELGLSDKHDGLMELSEEAVTGSSLQSLLGEPETVLELEVTPNRADCLSIIGMAREVAALYGTTVKYPELVIHEENTDINELTSVEIADPDLCARYTARVLSDIKLAPSPQWMRNRLEWVGLRPINNIVDITNYVLLEYGQPLHAFDMNKLSEQRIIVRRANEKEMIETLDGSQCELTHDMLVIADAERPVALGGVMGGAHSEISPATTNVLLESACFDPDNIRLTGRALAMSSESSYRFERGVDRNGVMQGSLRAAMLMQQLAGAKIARGVIDVFPGDKPDLEVSFSWDKMRVLLSLPCETEKVISMLASIGIQCVSNDETTCVMQVPSMRADVTRDVDLFEEYARLVGLDAIDAPAPNARVVLGADDSEITARFTCAQRLAALGLSEIQNYSLVSEKILKQFSLLNEKAIRIPNPISKDQSILRNSLIPQLVETLGRNHARQVQEVALFESGRVFFREADGNAAEGLRVSLGLKGPVNRSAVDKRSPVQPSEMFLWMKGLVGALMDTQGLSGWSVEPVDMPFMEPSHAVQVMLNGSCIGFFGLLKATLRSDYRFSDPVAIGELHMDALIANRKTPVAVKVPSVYPSTERDIALIATTDLLNEDIEKVILNAAPKELESIELFDIYEGKNIAEGHRSLAYSLVYRAIDRTMTDEEVNAFHERIKDALRKALRIELRES, encoded by the coding sequence ATGAAGTTACCGCTTTCCTGGTTGCGGGAATATGTAGATTTTGATGACACAGTGGAAGGACTGGCGGCTCGTTTAACCTTTTCCGGTACCGAAGTCGAAGGCATTGAAACTTTTGGGGCACTTGTTGACGGTGTGGTCGTCGGCGAGGTTTTATCTAAGAAACAGCATCCCAACGCCGACCGACTTTCGGTATGCGTGGTGAGTGATGGAACCAATGAATATCAAGTGGTTTGCGGTGCGCCCAATGTCGTTGCCGGCGGAAAATATCCCTTTGCTCCGGTGGGCACAACGCTTCCTGGTGATTTTAAGATTAAAAAAGCAAAGATTCGCGGCGAAGCCTCCTTCGGGATGCTCTGTGCAGAAGATGAATTGGGTCTTTCTGACAAACACGACGGCCTCATGGAACTTTCAGAAGAGGCTGTAACAGGTTCTTCCCTGCAATCACTGCTCGGCGAACCGGAAACCGTTTTAGAACTTGAGGTAACACCCAACCGTGCGGACTGCCTCAGCATTATCGGTATGGCTCGTGAAGTCGCTGCTCTCTACGGGACAACAGTAAAGTATCCGGAACTCGTTATTCATGAAGAAAATACAGACATAAACGAACTGACATCTGTCGAGATCGCGGATCCGGATTTATGTGCACGCTATACGGCCCGTGTCCTTTCGGACATCAAGCTGGCACCCTCGCCTCAATGGATGCGCAACCGATTAGAATGGGTGGGTCTTCGTCCTATCAATAATATCGTAGACATTACTAACTATGTTCTGCTGGAATACGGTCAGCCGCTCCATGCTTTTGATATGAATAAACTTTCCGAACAGCGTATTATTGTCCGTCGGGCCAATGAAAAGGAAATGATCGAAACGCTGGATGGATCACAATGTGAACTGACACATGACATGTTGGTTATTGCCGATGCCGAGCGTCCTGTTGCCCTGGGCGGTGTGATGGGCGGGGCTCATAGTGAAATCAGTCCTGCTACAACGAATGTGCTGCTGGAAAGCGCTTGTTTTGATCCAGATAACATCCGTCTGACAGGGCGGGCTCTGGCTATGTCGTCGGAATCATCATACCGATTCGAACGCGGGGTAGACCGCAATGGCGTCATGCAGGGCAGCCTGCGTGCAGCTATGCTCATGCAGCAACTAGCCGGTGCCAAAATCGCACGTGGAGTGATCGACGTTTTCCCCGGCGATAAACCGGATTTAGAGGTATCCTTCAGCTGGGATAAAATGCGGGTGCTGCTAAGCCTCCCCTGTGAAACGGAAAAGGTCATAAGCATGCTGGCATCTATCGGAATTCAGTGCGTTTCTAATGATGAAACCACGTGCGTAATGCAGGTTCCGTCCATGCGGGCGGATGTCACTCGTGACGTGGATCTTTTTGAAGAATATGCGCGATTGGTCGGACTTGATGCCATCGATGCACCAGCACCCAATGCACGCGTTGTTTTGGGTGCTGATGATAGTGAAATCACGGCCCGCTTCACATGCGCACAGCGATTGGCAGCTCTGGGACTCAGCGAAATTCAGAATTACAGTCTGGTTTCAGAAAAGATATTAAAACAATTTTCCTTGCTGAACGAAAAAGCTATTCGCATCCCCAATCCCATCAGTAAAGATCAGTCAATTCTACGCAACAGTCTGATACCACAACTGGTCGAAACACTGGGACGGAATCACGCCCGTCAGGTTCAGGAAGTCGCTCTATTTGAATCAGGACGCGTCTTTTTCCGGGAGGCCGATGGTAATGCGGCGGAAGGATTGCGTGTTTCACTTGGTTTAAAAGGTCCCGTCAATCGGTCTGCGGTTGACAAACGAAGTCCAGTTCAACCCAGCGAAATGTTCTTGTGGATGAAGGGCCTGGTAGGTGCCCTTATGGATACACAGGGACTAAGCGGCTGGTCTGTTGAGCCTGTCGACATGCCGTTTATGGAACCATCTCATGCCGTCCAGGTAATGTTAAACGGTTCATGTATCGGATTCTTTGGTCTACTGAAAGCTACACTACGTTCTGACTATCGCTTCTCCGACCCTGTCGCAATTGGTGAATTGCATATGGATGCACTGATTGCCAATCGAAAAACTCCCGTCGCCGTTAAAGTTCCATCGGTTTATCCGTCAACAGAGCGCGATATAGCACTGATTGCTACCACTGATCTGTTAAATGAAGACATTGAAAAAGTCATTCTGAACGCAGCTCCGAAAGAACTGGAGAGCATTGAACTATTCGATATTTATGAAGGAAAGAATATCGCTGAAGGGCACCGCAGCTTGGCTTACTCCCTCGTATATCGTGCGATCGATCGAACCATGACCGACGAAGAAGTAAATGCGTTTCATGAACGTATCAAAGACGCGTTACGCAAGGCTCTTCGCATCGAATTGCGCGAAAGCTAA